A DNA window from Myxocyprinus asiaticus isolate MX2 ecotype Aquarium Trade chromosome 15, UBuf_Myxa_2, whole genome shotgun sequence contains the following coding sequences:
- the LOC127452719 gene encoding nestin-like isoform X1, which translates to MELLGVRLPVTRFREEKYQMLELNQRLESYLGRVKLLEEENKLLQQEIHTLKKSSNPPGQRKTQEEALSEARRMMEEAWREKDRVELEVDNLMEDMEKVGIQRQKEKMTKADAQRRLSESRKELEEEQRAQICLRKKVAQLESELLLQMQIHQENMETLQASLKQTKKVLMASQPTQTPSIPDLGQEYSHRAAEVWREATTNYQRQVGYLEESLHQAKANMAKIHQEKIENQHQVQHLAKELESTKTKREMLEKHAVRQREEHRQELQHLQAQVDALEVEKGSLGQQIDSLMVDRQNLLQVKMSLGLEVATYRALLDSEGPRTKRPTTNKTSSAFFLEALSKPTGNHLTSQTTAASCHFSSTVSTSHRSIPSSHTLLTSATPTWTPTRETPQRTPSKTSATNETRVNISQVTMKHAEESVDHSMPVNVHDVMSLASTLLQRVADSVTAEPEPKPEDSEVQKEDEPKQSQAAQLVESKTYESTLISVSTDQPSSLSQTPETETWAGSFTDPAGVLEEGKDEDTEVSMEMSRISHAQRVAWEENKTVAEDEIEDASEKEVRSENINESHIFKYGGTESNNNAFTSSQVRKTTNNQASSLLEQGPLYSVGGLGYMEEINEDLMRADEQDTASDISEEMMELMNSETEAAIDSIIEWDRQEEDEGENERKVMSPDSEMEDEGEMGIEEKGIENEIMAESEHEETEVIEADIAAQEESLPHPRGETVDLDHHESLESTVPPAELHDQTLNKDRSLPEEYEKEEENQGDEDDSPNISASLRTDPGECDSYTQENTLADTRPLIRYKSDEETDMNPQASHVGVSETSDSEDEKDRTDGGQWGENPSKRFNTMEDLSEEPDMDVIGEMMTEEIVQTEEALDNREYMILHGEHDDSRNHESLVVDEVEKESARNEPKENHEEERDDILRDDGHDLKVDEQNENLQLTEEQQIHHTKQANQVDETANLYNCKENVNMEPFSCFNHPSSFPDMSFPEKSQQIQPESPIDVSSTLTMIQDPAFTKEPPIEEEDNQNISIHTNVDLMDNLSLEREIHSQLDMPNSDFEECISSEDESPNASQCFQNPTLLEPSTFNEQALTLGGQFTNDGVSKADSDEPEEVISKDLMEKSTEEHKTSLIDDWEISNIWSTSKSMPTAEEITHSSMDGNTGQLSPWQETENLDSPKRMLSEAENIFGMTFFEEHLERAVESFSKEESSMIEIFKRNNQEEEEFQSKEKESEIRSFSSSNLKEDYWSEGKMEMAAAYAPAKTENFAHDPIHLNQSMVFGEEWRGLGVMSAANGNTKEEMVILKGQSQDEKLQYKDKQTEQKEMVQSDDSVDDGDSWSSGDE; encoded by the exons ATGGAGCTTCTTGGTGTCCGACTGCCCGTCACCCGTTTTAGGGAGGAAAAGTATCAGATGCTGGAGCTGAACCAGCGCCTTGAATCGTACTTAGGCCGCGTGAAGCTTCTGGAAGAGGAAAACAAGCTATTACAACAGGAGATCCACACTCTCAAGAAGAGCAGCAATCCACCAGGCCAGCGCAAAACTCAAGAGGAGGCACTCAGCGAGGCCAGGAGGATGATGGAGGAGGCCTGGAGGGAGAAAGACCGTGTGGAGCTGGAGGTGGACAACTTAATGGAAGATATGGAGAAGGTGGGCAttcaaagacagaaagaaaagatgacaaaGGCTGATGCGCAGAGAAGACTTTCAGAGAGCAGAAAGGAGCTAGAAGAGGAGCAGAGAGCTCAGATTTGCCTTAGAAAGAAGGTTGCTCAGCTTGAGAGCGAGCTTCTGTTACAGATGCAAATCCACCAGGAGAACATGGAAACCTTGCAGGCCTCTCTGAAACAGACAAAAAAAGTCTTGATGGCTTCTCAGCCCACACAAACTCCCAGCATACCTGACCTGGGACAGGAGTACAGCCACAGAGCAGCTGAAGTATGGCGAGAGGCAACCACCAACTATCAGAGACAGGTTGGATACCTAGAGGAAAGTCTACACCAGGCCAAAGCTAACATGGCAAAGATTCACCAGGAGAAGATAGAGAACCAGCATCAGGTTCAGCATCTGGCCAAGGAGCTGGAGAGTACTAAGACTAAGAGAGAGATGCTGGAGAAGCatgcagtgcgacagagagaagAACACAGACAGGAGCTTCAGCATCTCCAG GCTCAAGTAGATGCTCTGGAGGTGGAGAAAGGCAGCCTGGGGCAGCAGATAGACAGCCTGATGGTGGACAGACAAAACCTGCTGCAGGTGAAGATGTCTCTCGGATTGGAGGTGGCCACATACAG AGCTTTGCTGGACAGTGAGGGCCCAAGAACCAAAAGACCAACAACAAACAAGACCAGCTCTGCTTTCTTTTTAG AGGCACTCTCAAAGCCCACTGGGAACCACCTAACCTCACAGACCACTGCTGCTTCCTGCCATTTCAGCAGTACTGTGTCTACAAGTCACAGATCAATCCCCTCCTCTCACACTCTGCTGACCAGTGCGACTCCAACATGGACCCCGACCCGAGAGACTCCACAAAGAACACCAAGCAAAACCTCAGCGACAAACGAGACCAGGGTTAATATCTCTCAGGTGACCATGAAACATGCAGAAGAGTCTGTAGATCATTCTATGCCAGTGAATGTCCATGACGTCATGTCCCTTGCATCAACTCTCCTCCAAAGAGTTGCAGACAGTGTCACTGCAGAACCTGAACCCAAACCAGAAGATAGTGAAGTTCAGAAAGAGGATGAACCAAAACAATCTCAGGCAGCTCAATTGGTTGAATCTAAAACTTATGAATCTACATTAATAAGTGTGTCAACTGACCAACCAAGTAGCCTCTCCCAAACTCCAGAGACAGAGACCTGGGCTGGTTCATTCACAGATCCTGCAGGAGTTTTAGAAGAAGGTAAGGATGAAGACACAGAAGTGTCTATGGAAATGTCTCGGATCTCACATGCACAGAGGGTTGCTTGGGAGGAAAATAAAACCGTTGCAGAAGATGAAATAGAAGATGCCTCTGAGAAGGAAGTAAGATCAGAGAACATTAATGAAAGTCACATATTCAAATATGGAGGTACAGAGAGtaataataatgcatttacaTCCAGCCAGGtcagaaaaacaacaaataacCAGGCTTCATCATTGCTAGAGCAAGGACCTTTATATTCTGTGGGTGGTTTAGGCTATATGGAAGAAATAAATGAAGATTTGATGAGGGCAGATGAACAGGACACTGCGAGTGATATCAGTGAAGAGATGATGGAGCTAATGAACAGTGAAACTGAGGCAGCGATTGACTCAATTATTGAGTGGGACAGGCAGGAAGAAGATGAGGGAGAGAATGAGAGGAAAGTCATGAGTCCTGACTCTGAGATGGAAGATGAGGGTGAAATGGGAATAGAGGAGAAGGGAATAGAGAACGAGATTATGGCTGAAAGTGAGCATGAAGAGACTGAGGTGATTGAGGCAGACATTGCTGCACAGGAGGAAAGCCTTCCTCATCCAAGAGGAGAAACTGTGGACCTTGATCATCATGAGAGTCTAGAAAGTACTGTACCACCAGCTGAACTCCATGATCAGACATTAAACAAAGACCGTTCTTTGCCTGAGGAGTatgagaaagaagaagaaaaccaAGGTGATGAAGATGACTCCCCAAACATCTCTGCCTCTTTGAGAACCGATCCTGGTGAGTGTGACAGCTACACTCAGGAGAACACACTCGCAGACACTCGTCCCTTGATTCGTTATAAGAGTGATGAGGAAACAGATATGAATCCACAAGCCTCACATGTTGGAGTCAGTGAGACCAGTGACAGTGAGGATGAGAAAGACAGAACTGACGGAGGCCAGTGGGGTGAGAACCCCTCAAAACGCTTCAACACCATGGAGGATCTCTCAGAAGAACCAGACATGGATGTCATTGGAGAGATGATGACAGAAGAGATTGTTCAGACAGAAGAAGCACTAGATAATAGAGAGTATATGATTCTTCATGGTGAACATGATGACTCTAGAAACCATGAAAGTTTGGTGGTGGATGAGGTGGAAAAAGAAAGTGCAAGGAATGAGCCCAAGGAAAACCATGAGGAAGAAAGAGATGACATTTTGAGAGATGATGGTCATGATCTCAAGGTTGATGAGCAAAATGAGAATCTACAACTGACTGAAGAGCAGCAAATTCATcacaccaaacaggccaaccagGTTGATGAAACAGCCAATTTATATAATTGTAAAGAAAATGTCAACATGGAACCGTTTTCATGTTTTAACCATCCATCTTCATTCCCAGATATGTCATTCCCTGAAAAGTCCCAGCAAATACAGCCTGAAAGTCCCATTGACGTTTCATCAACTCTGACCATGATCCAAGACCCAGCTTTTACCAAAGAACCACCTATTGAAGAGGAAGATAACCAGAACATATCCATTCACACCAATGTGGATCTCATGGACAATCTCTCTTTGGAGCGTGAGATACATAGCCAGCTAGACATGCCCAACTCTGACTTTGAAGAGTGCATTAGCTCAGAAGATGAGTCTCCAAATGCCAGCCAGTGCTTTCAGAACCCAACCCTTTTAGAACCGTCTACTTTCAATGAACAAGCATTAACCTTGGGAGGTCAGTTTACTAATGATGGAGTCTCCAAGGCTGACAGTGATGAACCTGAAGAAGTGATTAGCAAGGACTTAATGGAGAAGAGTACTGAAGAACATAAAACTTCTCTGATTGATGATTGGGAGATTTCCAACATCTGGAGCACAAGCAAAAGCATGCCAACTGCAGAAGAGATCACTCACAGTAGTATGGATGGAAACACAGGCCAACTTTCTCCATGGCAGGAGACTGAGAATTTGGACAGCCCAAAACGAATGCTGAGTGAAGCCGAAAACATCTTTGGCATGACATTTTTTGAAGAGCATCTTGAAAGGGCAGTGGAGAGCTTTTCCAAAGAAGAATCAAGTATGATAGAAATCTTCAAAAGGAACAATCAAGAGGAGGAGGAATTCCAGTCTAAGGAAAAGGAAAGTGAGATTCGCAGCTTTTCTAGCTCTAATTTGAAGGAAGATTACTGGAGCGAAGGAAAAATGGAGATGGCAGCTGCGTATGCCCCGGCCAAAACTGAAAACTTTGCACATGATCCCATCCACTTAAACCAGAGCATGGTCTTTGGAGAGGAGTGGAGAGGTTTGGGGGTCATGTCAGCAGCTAATGGAAATACTAAAGAAGAGATGGTCATCCTCAAAGGCCAGTCACAGGATGAGAAGCTGCAATATAAGGATAAACAGACAGAGCAAAAGGAGATGGTCCAGTCTGATGACTCTGTTGATGATGGGGATTCCTGGTCCTCTGGTGATGAGTAA
- the LOC127452719 gene encoding nestin-like isoform X2, translating into MELLGVRLPVTRFREEKYQMLELNQRLESYLGRVKLLEEENKLLQQEIHTLKKSSNPPGQRKTQEEALSEARRMMEEAWREKDRVELEVDNLMEDMEKVGIQRQKEKMTKADAQRRLSESRKELEEEQRAQICLRKKVAQLESELLLQMQIHQENMETLQASLKQTKKVLMASQPTQTPSIPDLGQEYSHRAAEVWREATTNYQRQVGYLEESLHQAKANMAKIHQEKIENQHQVQHLAKELESTKTKREMLEKHAVRQREEHRQELQHLQAQVDALEVEKGSLGQQIDSLMVDRQNLLQVKMSLGLEVATYRALLDSEGPRTKRPTTNKTSSAFFLEALSKPTGNHLTSQTTAASCHFSSTVSTSHRSIPSSHTLLTSATPTWTPTRETPQRTPSKTSATNETRVNISQVTMKHAEESVDHSMPVNVHDVMSLASTLLQRVADSVTAEPEPKPEDSEVQKEDEPKQSQAAQLVESKTYESTLISVSTDQPSSLSQTPETETWAGSFTDPAGVLEEGKDEDTEVSMEMSRISHAQRVAWEENKTVAEDEIEDASEKEVRSENINESHIFKYGGTESNNNAFTSSQVRKTTNNQASSLLEQGPLYSVGGLGYMEEINEDLMRADEQDTASDISEEMMELMNSETEAAIDSIIEWDRQEEDEGENERKVMSPDSEMEDEGEMGIEEKGIENEIMAESEHEETEVIEADIAAQEESLPHPRGETVDLDHHESLESTVPPAELHDQTLNKDRSLPEEYEKEEENQGDEDDSPNISASLRTDPGECDSYTQENTLADTRPLIRYKSDEETDMNPQASHVGVSETSDSEDEKDRTDGGQWGENPSKRFNTMEDLSEEPDMDVIGEMMTEEIVQTEEALDNREYMILHGEHDDSRNHESLVVDEVEKESARNEPKENHEEERDDILRDDGHDLKVDEQNENLQLTEEQQIHHTKQANQICHSLKSPSKYSLKVPLTFHQL; encoded by the exons ATGGAGCTTCTTGGTGTCCGACTGCCCGTCACCCGTTTTAGGGAGGAAAAGTATCAGATGCTGGAGCTGAACCAGCGCCTTGAATCGTACTTAGGCCGCGTGAAGCTTCTGGAAGAGGAAAACAAGCTATTACAACAGGAGATCCACACTCTCAAGAAGAGCAGCAATCCACCAGGCCAGCGCAAAACTCAAGAGGAGGCACTCAGCGAGGCCAGGAGGATGATGGAGGAGGCCTGGAGGGAGAAAGACCGTGTGGAGCTGGAGGTGGACAACTTAATGGAAGATATGGAGAAGGTGGGCAttcaaagacagaaagaaaagatgacaaaGGCTGATGCGCAGAGAAGACTTTCAGAGAGCAGAAAGGAGCTAGAAGAGGAGCAGAGAGCTCAGATTTGCCTTAGAAAGAAGGTTGCTCAGCTTGAGAGCGAGCTTCTGTTACAGATGCAAATCCACCAGGAGAACATGGAAACCTTGCAGGCCTCTCTGAAACAGACAAAAAAAGTCTTGATGGCTTCTCAGCCCACACAAACTCCCAGCATACCTGACCTGGGACAGGAGTACAGCCACAGAGCAGCTGAAGTATGGCGAGAGGCAACCACCAACTATCAGAGACAGGTTGGATACCTAGAGGAAAGTCTACACCAGGCCAAAGCTAACATGGCAAAGATTCACCAGGAGAAGATAGAGAACCAGCATCAGGTTCAGCATCTGGCCAAGGAGCTGGAGAGTACTAAGACTAAGAGAGAGATGCTGGAGAAGCatgcagtgcgacagagagaagAACACAGACAGGAGCTTCAGCATCTCCAG GCTCAAGTAGATGCTCTGGAGGTGGAGAAAGGCAGCCTGGGGCAGCAGATAGACAGCCTGATGGTGGACAGACAAAACCTGCTGCAGGTGAAGATGTCTCTCGGATTGGAGGTGGCCACATACAG AGCTTTGCTGGACAGTGAGGGCCCAAGAACCAAAAGACCAACAACAAACAAGACCAGCTCTGCTTTCTTTTTAG AGGCACTCTCAAAGCCCACTGGGAACCACCTAACCTCACAGACCACTGCTGCTTCCTGCCATTTCAGCAGTACTGTGTCTACAAGTCACAGATCAATCCCCTCCTCTCACACTCTGCTGACCAGTGCGACTCCAACATGGACCCCGACCCGAGAGACTCCACAAAGAACACCAAGCAAAACCTCAGCGACAAACGAGACCAGGGTTAATATCTCTCAGGTGACCATGAAACATGCAGAAGAGTCTGTAGATCATTCTATGCCAGTGAATGTCCATGACGTCATGTCCCTTGCATCAACTCTCCTCCAAAGAGTTGCAGACAGTGTCACTGCAGAACCTGAACCCAAACCAGAAGATAGTGAAGTTCAGAAAGAGGATGAACCAAAACAATCTCAGGCAGCTCAATTGGTTGAATCTAAAACTTATGAATCTACATTAATAAGTGTGTCAACTGACCAACCAAGTAGCCTCTCCCAAACTCCAGAGACAGAGACCTGGGCTGGTTCATTCACAGATCCTGCAGGAGTTTTAGAAGAAGGTAAGGATGAAGACACAGAAGTGTCTATGGAAATGTCTCGGATCTCACATGCACAGAGGGTTGCTTGGGAGGAAAATAAAACCGTTGCAGAAGATGAAATAGAAGATGCCTCTGAGAAGGAAGTAAGATCAGAGAACATTAATGAAAGTCACATATTCAAATATGGAGGTACAGAGAGtaataataatgcatttacaTCCAGCCAGGtcagaaaaacaacaaataacCAGGCTTCATCATTGCTAGAGCAAGGACCTTTATATTCTGTGGGTGGTTTAGGCTATATGGAAGAAATAAATGAAGATTTGATGAGGGCAGATGAACAGGACACTGCGAGTGATATCAGTGAAGAGATGATGGAGCTAATGAACAGTGAAACTGAGGCAGCGATTGACTCAATTATTGAGTGGGACAGGCAGGAAGAAGATGAGGGAGAGAATGAGAGGAAAGTCATGAGTCCTGACTCTGAGATGGAAGATGAGGGTGAAATGGGAATAGAGGAGAAGGGAATAGAGAACGAGATTATGGCTGAAAGTGAGCATGAAGAGACTGAGGTGATTGAGGCAGACATTGCTGCACAGGAGGAAAGCCTTCCTCATCCAAGAGGAGAAACTGTGGACCTTGATCATCATGAGAGTCTAGAAAGTACTGTACCACCAGCTGAACTCCATGATCAGACATTAAACAAAGACCGTTCTTTGCCTGAGGAGTatgagaaagaagaagaaaaccaAGGTGATGAAGATGACTCCCCAAACATCTCTGCCTCTTTGAGAACCGATCCTGGTGAGTGTGACAGCTACACTCAGGAGAACACACTCGCAGACACTCGTCCCTTGATTCGTTATAAGAGTGATGAGGAAACAGATATGAATCCACAAGCCTCACATGTTGGAGTCAGTGAGACCAGTGACAGTGAGGATGAGAAAGACAGAACTGACGGAGGCCAGTGGGGTGAGAACCCCTCAAAACGCTTCAACACCATGGAGGATCTCTCAGAAGAACCAGACATGGATGTCATTGGAGAGATGATGACAGAAGAGATTGTTCAGACAGAAGAAGCACTAGATAATAGAGAGTATATGATTCTTCATGGTGAACATGATGACTCTAGAAACCATGAAAGTTTGGTGGTGGATGAGGTGGAAAAAGAAAGTGCAAGGAATGAGCCCAAGGAAAACCATGAGGAAGAAAGAGATGACATTTTGAGAGATGATGGTCATGATCTCAAGGTTGATGAGCAAAATGAGAATCTACAACTGACTGAAGAGCAGCAAATTCATcacaccaaacaggccaaccag ATATGTCATTCCCTGAAAAGTCCCAGCAAATACAGCCTGAAAGTCCCATTGACGTTTCATCAACTCTGA